GTCAGTATTAATACACATGTACCATAGTGAGCAACAATGATTAACATAATAATAAAGACACTTTCTTGACGATGAGACATGATTGTAATGTTTTCTGATTTTACTGTTACAAAAACGCATCACGCCTTTCTAGACAAGAATGTGTTATGTAACGTGTACCTCTAAATGGAGCGAAAGGGGGGCCACGAGCCCCGGAGGTGGGCGACTCCGTACGGTTGGTTTTTTTGAAAGCACCGGCCGTGCACTGCGAGCTGTCGACCAATCAGAAGTCAGCATTTTTCGCGCTGGTCGGCCTCACAGTTTGAGTTACCCGCAAAAGCCTTTTGATTCCACTTGAATGAAATCCTCCCATTTCCAGGATGGATTATAAGAGCACTTTTTCCAATTGACGACCGAGTGGACGTCCGGCAGGTAAACCGCTAGACGCTGTGTTTTGTCTTGTTGTCAAGACCGCGGATGGAAACCTTTGTGGACTTATTGAAGTGTACACTTGCCCGGGCCGACCATCCATTTTGGCGAGCTAGCCACAATGATAGCTAGCTGATGCTAACGCTGTTTCTGAATGAGCTTCGGTGGGTAGCGGGTTAGCATGTTCGAAGCTAGCTGTCATGGCGCCGACAAAAAAGACGATTCTAACCGGTAAATATTCCGGAGTTTATCAATCGTTTAACCAGAGGTATTGGACTGCGTGATAGTATAGTTTCCGGTAAACCAGGACCTCAGTTATTTCACATTAAGCCTTTATTTGGCGGGTTTTGTGTATTTGCTGGTTAGTAATGGCTGACGTCGGTGAGCAAAGTGTGGTTGAAGATAATAGATGACTTCTTGTCAATACACTATCTGCTTCATATGGTAGCAGTATAGCACATGGGTTATTATGACATGGTAAAGTTGGTCATTTTAAAGTACTATAGTTTCTAGAGAGGTAAGAAGTTTTAGGTTAGGGCGCTTGTTAACTAGGCAGTCGATCAAGGACTATACTTTTCCGCTGTTGAATGTCACTGTGTGTTGGAGAGGGTTGGCGACAGTAGCCTTTATATTCGTGGCTGTGTTCCAATAGGAGTTCGCGGACTTGTCAGCTGCTCCCATTTCCGCGGCTTTTTCAGCCAGTGATGCGCTGCTTCTCTTCGCCCTCATTGGGCATCGCTGCACACGGCGCCTGCCTCCTTACTCTTTCCATGCCCCTACCGCAGCCTGCTGCTAACTGCTAGGTCGTCCCTTCTCCAGGGGTAACTTGGAAGTGTCTGCGGTAATAGAGTAATTAAGTTATCCATCATGTTACTATGTATGCATGCTAGTAAGCATATggttaatgtctttttttttgttgccaaaaCCTACCTTTATTTGTTGCTTTTGTGTCATTTAGTCGCAGGTAAGCAGTGGGAACATTATGTGGCAGGTGTAGCTTTAATACTTTCTTTTAAAAAAGAGTgacatttttaacatgttaaacaTTTTGTGATGTGTGTCATTTGTCAGAGAGTGTACAAGCTGTTGAATGAAATGGACAGCAAAGGGAGCTCCCTGCCATTGATGCCCGAACCAGCCAACCCCGTAAGCATGAAGCAGCCGCCCGAGTCCCTCGCCGTGCACAAAGCTCGGGGGGACATTAGTGTGGACCCGTCAATGTTAATGGACCAAGCCGCCGCCCAGCTGGCCGCCACTTTGCAGGACAGCGTGCTCCAGAAGATGTCCAACCACACTCACAATAACCACGGCCACGAGACGCTCAAAGACCTCACCTCCCTCGTCCTCAACGGGGACCAGGACGCCATACCCAAGCTGTGCGCTGCAGAGACCCCCATCCTTAAAGGTGCTGAATCCCCACCTTCCAGTGGCACTCACCAGCTGACCTGCAGTCCGCACGGCGAGCCGGAACTGAAGGTAACCATACCCCAGGTGGTCCAGGCGCCTCTATTGGAGCCGTGCTCCGCCGGCGGGACTAGTTTGTCTGCCGGTGTTGAAGGTACGATGTCTGCACCGGAACAAAGACAGGAAGCAAAGAGGGGAAGGGGGAGGCCTTCCAAGCCTAAACCTCAACCCAGACTAGGTTCCTCTGGCGCACTTGAAGAGACACTCAGCATTGATCCTGTTTGCAAGGCAGGAGATGAGGTTGGTTTCTATAGGTTGTATTCTGTCACATGAGTTTTGAGCGGAAGTGAACAACCAAACTCACAGGGCTACTCTGCAGCAAACAGAATAcgcaaggggcctagatcttacCACTAAAGGCAGATACGAGCGAAAAATCAAACTATTAAATGGAATCTACACTCTTATTTTCTAAAAACAAAGATTTGTCGAgtggttgcatttcatgatttaacttcacACCTACAGCCTTGTTTGTTGCTGTTTACAAGTGCACCTTTTTTCCcaatttttatcaaaatattactaTAATTTCaatattgtgtatgtgctgaaagagtCTTTtgtgattgctgcctttggtaaaaacttaactcttttaggttttgatcacaattgatttattttatttagactcgCCGAGTTTGTGCTTTACGAAACACTTGTAgcaaatgtgtgtttttataaatacaaataatatcaggataagatttaaatggaaaatactgaatgttaaaagtgtatcaaacaaacctttaacaacaAACTTGTGCATTCTTTGACTCTGCTCCCTTAGGACTGGAGTGTGTGCTACTTTTCTCGTTGTCGTTTTGTAAAATCTAGCACACTTCCGCCCTTTCTAAAaaacctctcgaggaactctgaaaaaacgtttatccttttcgcGATTTGAACTATTCATACAGCCGAAAACAAACGCAAGGCATTTTTTTCTTTGAGAAAAGTTAAACAGCGCCTGGTACCCATTGAGACCAGAGTTAGCTTGACCACCATGCATATTTAGTGTGACGTGAGTAAAATCCAAGCAGTTGTTGCATTCAAGAGTAGCGCACAGTGGACGCCCTGAACTTTTCTATCTTCACGTAGCATTTTAGGATTGCTGATTGTCATGTACATGCAAAAAGTAGTTCTACTGCTGCAAGTAACTGTACTAGCACCTGTTACGCGAGCAGATGATGCTAACACGCAGGTTGCTTCCCAATTTTGAACGTGAGAAAAACGTTTCTTTCCCGTTGCAGCCTGTTGTCATCTGTCAGTCATTAGCGGACACCCCAAAAGTGTTTCCAATGCAGAGAAGATTCTCTGTAGGCGATGTGGTTTGGACTAAGGTGTCAGGATACCCATGGTGGCCCTGCATCGTGACCACAGACCCTGAATTCAACCATCACTTCAAACTCAACAGTGAGTTCCCCCTCTCGACTGTCTTAAAAGGCAACGTATTGAGTTTTTAAGCAGCTACCTCGACTACTCTGTGTTTGTTTGACAGGTAAAACTAGATCAGACCTcatttaccatgtacaatattttgGAGATGCCCCAGAGAGGggctacatttttgaaaaaaacatggtGTCCTTTGCTGGGGAGGACCAGTACCAAGAGCTCAGCCTGCACAACAACCAGCAGGCGTCCTGTGTCATCCACAAAGAGGTACCAAGGCTAGTAGAGGATGTTCAGTTGTGCAACATAGAGAACCTAAAGATCTTTAAAATTGTTAAACAAGGTTTcttatgtttttaaaatgttcattGAATGCAAGGTTCTACAATGTGGCACTCGTTGCATGATGCGTGAGTTAGCAGTTACCTTGTGTGTCCAGACACTTCAGACGGTGCCCCGTATGCTGCGGCCTCAGTGGAAGATGGGCGTGATCCAGGCCACGGAGGCCCTTGTCATGACACTAGATGACCGCTTAGCCACCTTTACCTTTGTGTACGATGACAGCGGTCCTCACCTGAATCCCTGCATCCTGGACAAGCTGAAGCCAGAACCAGGTATGGAGGCAGAGACCCGCTTGCTGCTGGGATCCTTGGCCCAGCTCACAGCAGCCTCCCAGTCCAGGGACGGCACTTTCATGGGGACCAACACGCAAACGACCGCGGTTAAGCAAGGAGAATGGCTTGATGGACTGCAAACACTCCCACAGGTTGGAAAATACTTCTTGTCAAGTTAATTAACAGTCTGATTGTCAACTTGGCCTTGAAAATATAAGTTAAAAAcattgtttatcaatcaatcaatcaatgtttacttatatagccctaaatcactagtgtctcaaagggctgcacagaccaccacgacatcctcggtaggcccacataagggcaaggaaaactcacatccagtgggacatcggtgacaataatgacccagtgggaagtcggtgacaatgatgactatgagaaccttagagaggaggaaagcaatggatgtcgagcgggtctaacatgatactgtgaaagttcaatccacaatggatccaacacagtcgcgagagtccagtccaaagcggatccaacacagcagcgagagtcccgttcacagcggagccagcaggaaaccatcccaagcggaggcggatcagcagcgcagagatgtccccagccgatacacaggcgagcagtacatggccaccggatcggaccggaccccctccacaagggagagtgggacatagaagaaaaagaaaagaaacggcagatcaactggtctaaaaagggagtctatttaaaggctagagtataaaaattagttttaaggtgagacttaaatgcttctactgaggtggcatcgcgaactgttactgggagggtattccagagtactggagcccgaacggaaaacgctctatagcccgcagactttttttgggctttgggaatcactaataagccggagtcctttgaacgcagattttttgccgggacatatggtacaatacaatcggcaagatagtttAGTTGCTTTTAGGGGTACACGATAAATATTGGACTGATAACTGTCAAGCCGATATGAGAAATGATAATGCTATACTCGGGCTGGTCGATTATTTGATTGTGATCAATGATCGCGACTAATGAAATGTTTGTTAGAAAATACTGCAGTTGTAAACAGCAGTAGTGAAGCATCGATGCTTGGTATAATCCTGTACGGAACAATCACCCTTTATCGACCATAatcatgtgtgtatatttttgtatgtttgcgtgtgtgtctgtgaaaATGTTTGTCAGTGTGTGCGCGACCTCCCGTTCCACCTCTGCAAAAGTCAGGTTCGTCTCAATGTAATGAATGTTCAATCAGCATTGTGCCTCTTCCCCTTACACAGTTAGAAGTTCAACCCagaataatacaataaataaatatatctaaCACAAGCAAGTTGAAACACAACATTGAGAAGGATTAGCAACTTTAGTGACAGACTTTAGTCTCACTGTAGCACACAGTAATCCTGCCCTGAATGTGGTCTCGTAGGCAACCAGGCACAGAATGTCTTTGTGACTGAACTACTGTATTGGTCGCGACTGGGAGAATAAACTCACCCGCTAATTTAATCACAAAAGGGCATTTTAATATCTAAATATTTTTAATCCGTTGTTTTGTTCATGTGTCTGCAAAGATTCAACTCCTCTGatataaaatgtacaaaaaaaaatttgcagGCAGACACTTTGTGTTCAAATCAGTTTTGAGTTTgtggataaaaacatttttgttcctAAACTaatcataaactttgtttgatgtgttggtacacattattttacagtacccCAAattcaaaatgtacaaaccccctttccatttgagttgggaaattgtgttagatgtaaatataaacggaatacaatgatttgcaaatacttttcaacccatattcagttgaatgcactacaaagacaagatgttagatgttcaaactcataaactttatttttttggcaaataataattaacttagaatttcatggctgcaacacgtgccaaagtagttgggaaaagacatgttcaccactgtgttacatcaccttttcttttatcaacactcaataaacgtttgggaactgaggaaactaattgtttaagctttgaaagtggaattctttcccattcttgctttatgtagagcttcagtcgttcaacagtccggggtctccgctgttgtattttacgcttcataatgcgccacacattttcgatgggagacaggtctggactgcaggcaggccaggaaagtacccgcacgcttACTACGAAGCAacattgttgtaacacgtggcttggcattatcttgctgaaataaacaggtgtgtccatgataacgttgcttggatgacaacatatgttgctccaaaacctgtatggaccattcagcattaatggtgcgttcacagatggttacctatgccttgggcacgaatacacacccataccatcacagatgctggcttttgaactttgcgcctacaacaatccggatggttattttcctgtttgtttcggaggacaccacgtccatagtttactaatataatttgaaatgtggactcgtcagaccacagaacacttttccactttgcatcagtccatcgtagatgagctcgggcccaacgaagccggcggtgtttctgggtgttgttgataaatgggttttgctttgcatagtagagttttaacttgcacctacagatgtagcgaccaactgtagttactgacagtggttttatgaagtgttcctgagcccatgtggtgatatcttttaaacactgatgttggtttttgatgcagtaccgcctgagggatcagaggTCCATAATATtgtcgtttacgtgcagtgatttatccagattctctgaaccttttgattactttacggaccgtggatggtaaaatccctaaattccttgcaatagctcgttgagaaatgttgttctaaaactgtccgacattttgcttacaaagtggtgactttcgccccacccttgtttgtgaattacttgggcattttatggaagctgcttttatacccaatcatggcacccacctgttcctaattagcctgcacacctgtgggatgttccaaataagtgtttgatgagcattcctaaactttatcagtatttattgcaacctttcccaacttctttgtcacgtgttgctggcatcaaattctatagataatgattatttgtacaaaaaaaaatgcttatcagattgaacatcaaatatgttgtctttgtagcatattcaactgaatatgggttgaaaatgatttgcaaatcattgtattccgtttatatttacatctaacacaatttcccaacttttatcaaACATAAGCTACAGTaactgagttaaaaaaaaatctgggttGCCGTTTGCCACAGCAttggtgagaagcactgatgtatacaaaTAATTAACGagtacaaataataatttaccattTAAAAGTGTTGTTTAGTAAATGTTCACTTGAAATAATAGGCTTATAGTGGTCACTAAACCAATTATACTTTTACTGCAGAATGTTTGTGATGACTACCAAAAAAACCAAAATAACtttaagagaaaaaaaagttgttttatttaCACCCCTCATAAAACATTCCAAAAACGAAGCAAAACCATGGCCCTAAAACCAGTTAGACCGTAGCGTAGGTTACCTTTACTTTTGCACCTTTagtaaacacaaatatatatatatggacaaaaTGACAGTTGTGCATATATTACCTCCATCAAACATTGCGGTAATGTCTATTACAAGATACTGCAGTCATAAAGACAAGGGATGCAACACTACTCAGTATAATTCTGCACGGGACAATCcacctttaattaaaaaaaaaatcccatgaaattataaaattgtgatttaaaaaaaaaaaaaaattccatttcgCCCGGACctattcaaaaaataatttacacaCTCCAGTGAGGTGAAATTTCACGAAAGTGGGTTAAGAAAAATGGTGTAGATTGTGTGGGACTTCTTTCCTGTTTTGTAGgaaatctacatttaaaaaatagttgCTATAAAGAAGTtttctgtatttgtattgaaAAGTAGAACATTTGTCgatcagttttaaaaaaaattgtgaatccAAGTTGTTGCAACAACTGAGCCCTCCTGCTGTGTTGCCTTATTCTGTGGTAGACAAGCTGTGCTAAAAAGTAGCACAAAATATATTTGTGTCGGTCCTAATTTATTAATGGCAGGTCaccataaataaaaatgaatgttcATACGACCGTGCTCGTAcacatagattggtcagatctagtctggatCTGCCCAGCCGAAGTCTCTAAGCGGGAACTGATGAAGCCTTCCTgatgagaggcaaaacgtcttccaagacaaaccaaacagtctagTTGCGATCGACTGATTACCCGGAGATGACAAtgaactggatgaatgagaacattcatagacaacgTACAGACGATGATTTATTTTGAATATCAGAGGTTGTTGGGCAACACGTCACATGTGCCGTCCAATCCAGGCACAGCTTCATGCACACAATTAACAAAGAGCACATTTTGATCTGCTGACACAATTGCAAGTATACTTGATAACCTTGCCTTACTTACTGGTAATCTCCTTCAAACTTTTGGTCTGGACCAGAGTACATGTGTGAAGGCACACTTGTACACTTTTACTCTGGTCCGGAAGGCAACAATCACTCTGCCACTTACAGTAAACGCCTGAATGATTTACGTCATAGGATCACATGGTGCTGGGATCAGTCGTACATCTCAAGAAGAAGCGAAGGCCCAGACAACCTCACCCCCGTTTACAGACAAACAGGAGAAAAAAACCAGCCAACAGAACCAAAGTGGCAGATGGTTCACTTTCAGGTTCAGCTCCAGGTCAGTAGAAAAATTCATTCAGAAACAtagtttgttttattaaatatattgtttttacaGAACAGCATCGTTTCATGCATAGGAGCACTGTCATTAAGTCAAAAATATTCATTTTGAATAATGGGTTACTTTTTAGTCTAGACATGGGTGTCGTTTACATTTTAACCGATACCAGTACCAAATTGGTACTTTTTAAAACAGTGAAGATACGTCCAAaccagtaccgtattttccgcactataaggcgcaccggattataaggcgcaccgttcATGAATGGCCTAttgtaaaactttgttcatatataaggcgcaccgcattacaaggcgcatagaatagatgctacattagaggctggggttacgttatgcatcctttagatggagctgcgctaaaagGAATGTAAATAAAACAGTCAGATCAGTCAAaatttattaatagattacaaaccagtgttctgacaactccgttcactcccaaaatgaataaacagctgttttattatttcccccgattcaataaacacgtaaaaaacagtctgatactgtacggtaaatcaaacgttagtgcaatcacaatatagtaacacttgaaatagtgcaaagcaataatacatcaataactcaacgttgctcaaacggtaatggtcacacaacacacaaaataaacacgtaATGCTCACTtcattaagttattcctcatccacgaatcccttaAATTCTTCTTTTTCggtgtttaaaataaaaaagttgggcgaatacggcatctaACACGTCTCGTCGAAGTTGTCATTAAACGAGTccgtgtcgctgctgttaatgttaaattctgtcgctgctgctctattctcCTGTTCTAccgtgtgactgatcgccttgagtttaaactctgcgtcgtaagcgtgtctcttaataggagctattttggggtctttacGTAAACACacaaacggcacgcctcccgcagtcatatatcccagcatgcaccgcgcgcttattcttctacgagggaaaaggaagttggcggctgcttaccgtagtcgcgagacctccatccatccattctctaccgcttattgtggatcaatattggtccatatataaggtgcaccggattataaggcgcactgtcagcttttgagaacatttgaggtttttaggtgcgccttacagtgcggaaaatacggtacttaaaaaTTGGAAAACATGCaaatttgggtaaaaaaaaaaagccttttagtTTTTGGGATTTGTGTGACATTTTAGTTGAACAGGCTAGAAATTCAAGTACTTCAAAAATATAGGTAAAAGAAGTGCATTCAAACATTAGAAATATAACCCGCAACAAATTGTCATAGTTATTGGACAAAACCAGCAGCAATACAGAACATGATTGTGCAAACAACCAACTAATTGGTGTTGCATAGTGTAATTGTAATAATTTTGAGGTTTTGTGAATGTACCTTGTTCACTGTAACCGTCATTGGTGCATAATAAGGAAGTGCTGTGTTGTTGTGGTTACGGCCTAGTTCTGCAGCGCAAGCGGCGTTATGAAGGCTGCTGTTGGTGGGTTAAAGTCAGCAATAAAGTTTAAGAAGAGCGTCAAACTGTGTGCTTATGTCGAAacgctacattacttacaatatatttatTTCACAATATCCCCGCCAAGCACTTGTTGCAGGTGGCTGAGTCTGCAATCATTTAGAACCAAAATGAGGCAATGATAGCTGCTACTCTTTGAAAGGATTGTTCTGGTTACTACCGTTTCTGTTGGCACCCGTGCTAGTACTGAACCGGGTTTGGGTAAACCTTTTCTATTTACTTACTGCTTTGATGAAAACATGTGAAATGTAACTGGAGGAGTGATTTCACTACAGCTCTGCTGTGGGCAAGCAAGACATTCATTTGTGAAATTCTACTGTAGCGGAGCTATCTCACCCAAGTCTGTCACGATGCGCTtatgcatatttgtgtgtttgtgtctttaaACCCCACACCTCCAAAGCTGTCAACCAGGGGTTATTCAACTGGCCACTGCACAGAATGCTGACACTTAGGAATATCAGGCATGTGAAATGTCTGCAAAAAAGCAGAAATCATTCACAAACTATCACTTCcgtgtttttttaatgaaatatcaaAGAAGTAGGATCCAAACAAAAATTTTTTGAACGCTCGCCTCAGCCTTAGGTACTCGCTGTTAATCTTTGCCGAAACGCCACACTGAATTGCAGGACCGGGAGACGATCGGGGGTGCCGAAACAAACTGGCTGTTTAGCTTTATCAAGTTAGCTTACTTGTCACGTGTGTTCGCTCGCCAAGCCACAACGTCAACGGGTTTTGACTTTGCTGCTAATCCTATTTGGGTGATTAGGATCCGAACACTGTTAGTTCCGAACCATAAAAGAAGGTATATTTATACGTGACGGCTGTAAACATAGGTCAAAACACCGGAAGTTTATTTTACCCGAGTGGTCGTGGCTACTGGATATTGTTGCCAAAAGGGGAAACGTTTTGAGTTATTTGCATGCATGTTAAagaattttacattacattttcaatgataataatgattattaactatttataaaaagcaaaataaaaaaaaatcttggtACCTTACATAAtacatgtaagtgtcaaaaaaacagccaaaagaggttggtagatgaCAATAAATCTAAAGGTAAAATGTAGTGTAAAGATGCACCTATTTGAAGGAAATGGAGTCttgattttcaaaatgttctttCGGGGCTTGTCAGCACTTTGTGTCGATATAAATGTTCTTCTTTTTCGTCAGTTTTCCTCTGGAATATACAAATTAAGAATTCCCCCACCCTCGGTCTTTGGGTTTCTAGAAACGTGGCCCCCAAAACTATTGAATTGCCTTGCTGTAAGGTCTAGGAAACATTTAATGGGGTTTTGAATGTAACACTGTGTGGTTTTAGCAAAGAGAAGATCGAAGCAGATAAGGACAACTGCGTTAGACGTGAACAAAAATCAGCAGCCCAAAAGGAGGCGAAAAAATGTGAGTTTTTACACCATCTTCTGGGCTTTTGTTGTAAATATATCATCAGTGCAATGAGCTGGGGAATGAACATTAAATCACATATGTCAACAGTCCGTGTCAGAGGGAGCTGATGATAAGCCGAAGAAGAGGAGGCGGAAGATTGAAAAAGAAGTAAAAACGTCTAACGTGCCTCTTGCAGGTAAACGACAATCATTCCATCAACAGGTGGATTTTGCTTAGCAATCAAAATGTCCCTCTCGCTCAGATGTCCACGAAGCAGAGAAACAAAAGCGGCCGAGAAAGCAAGTGCAGAATGGAGAGAATCCCAGCGAAGCCTCTAAGGCGAAAAAGAGGCGCTTGTCACTGTGCCCCGAACTTGAGGTGAGACCTTGTCCAGTTGGGGGAATGTGGCGTCCCGCGGAGATGAACTTGTCTATCCTCACTGTGTAGGGCTCTGGAAGTGAAGGATGTCCTGATTCTCCAAGTGACAGCCTGGACGGGATGAAGAAGGGCGATCGCAAGAAGGAGTTTGTCTGCCAGGTGGGTGTTTTACTCGAGAAACAGTTTCATCACataactgagttttttttttttatacatgggTTCTCTGCAGGTGTGTGAGCAGGCCGGCGAGGACCTGTTGCCGTGTGAAGGCCAGTGCTGTGGGATGTTTCACACCCGCTGCCTGAGTGAAAACTTCAAATCAGACGACAAGCTTGTGTGTCAGGAGTGCAGCACATGTAAGCACATCCTCAACTGTAAACACATTACGTAGTTGTATTGCCCTGTTCAAGTGTTTCTCCTTCATTTCCCTGCCAGGTGCCCACTCGTGTTTCACTTGTAAGCGCTCAGACGGCGAGGTGCGTCGCTGCCACGTGGCCAACTGTGGCAAATTTTACCATGACGCGTGTGCTCGCCTTAGCCCCCTCACTGTGTTCGACAACAAGGGCTTCCGCTGCCCGCTGCACACCTGCCTCAGCTGCCACTATGGCTCCAGCACGCAGCATAAGTCCACTAAAGGTAAGGCGCTCTGGGCCGCAGCACTGTTGCCGCACTTGGCACACGCTCTTAACTAACACGTGCCCTGCTTGTGTGCTGCAGGTCGGCTGATGCGTTGCCTGCGCTGCCCCGTCGCCTACCACGTCGGCGATTTGTGCGTCGCCGCAGGCAGCGAGATGGTCACCAGCACAGCCATCGTCTGCACCAACCACTTCCATGCCAAGAAAGGCTACAGCCACCACAGTCACGTCAATGTCAGCTGGTGCTTTGTCTGCTCCAAAGGTAAAGCTTTGTTCAAAACCCTTTCTATAAGGTTCCGCACAATCTGAGTCGTACGAAAACCAAAGCGATTTTATTTCCCATAACATGATGCAAATCCAGTTACTCTTGTTGGGTTGTACTGTATAAGGCCTCGATTTTTAGCTTTTTAAggtcaagtgttgccttaaaggagggctcatattttagggcagtggttctcaaccttttttcagtgatgtaccccctgtgaacatttttttaattcaagtatcccctaatcagagcaaagcatttttggttgaaaaaaagagataaagaaatagaatacagcactatgtcatcagtttctgatttattaaattgtataacattgcaaaatattgctcatttttagtggtctttcttaaactaaaatatgtaaaaaaaacttcaattataaataaagatttctacacctagaagtaatcatcaacttaaagtgccctctttggggattataatagagatccatctggattcatcaacttcattctaaacatttcttcacaaaaaaataaatctttatggaac
The sequence above is drawn from the Nerophis ophidion isolate RoL-2023_Sa linkage group LG03, RoL_Noph_v1.0, whole genome shotgun sequence genome and encodes:
- the nsd2 gene encoding histone-lysine N-methyltransferase NSD2 isoform X4, yielding MQRRFSVGDVVWTKVSGYPWWPCIVTTDPEFNHHFKLNSKTRSDLIYHVQYFGDAPERGYIFEKNMVSFAGEDQYQELSLHNNQQASCVIHKETLQTVPRMLRPQWKMGVIQATEALVMTLDDRLATFTFVYDDSGPHLNPCILDKLKPEPGMEAETRLLLGSLAQLTAASQSRDGTFMGTNTQTTAVKQGEWLDGLQTLPQDHMVLGSVVHLKKKRRPRQPHPRLQTNRRKKPANRTKVADGSLSGSAPAKRRSKQIRTTALDVNKNQQPKRRRKNSVSEGADDKPKKRRRKIEKEVKTSNVPLADVHEAEKQKRPRKQVQNGENPSEASKAKKRRLSLCPELEGSGSEGCPDSPSDSLDGMKKGDRKKEFVCQVCEQAGEDLLPCEGQCCGMFHTRCLSENFKSDDKLVCQECSTCAHSCFTCKRSDGEVRRCHVANCGKFYHDACARLSPLTVFDNKGFRCPLHTCLSCHYGSSTQHKSTKGRLMRCLRCPVAYHVGDLCVAAGSEMVTSTAIVCTNHFHAKKGYSHHSHVNVSWCFVCSKGGQLLCCESCPAAFHPDCLNIAMPDGSWFCNDCRAGKKPKYRDIIWVKLGTYRWWPAEIQHPRNIPTNIQHLRHEIGEFPVFFFGSKDYFWTHQGRVFPYMEGDRGSKYQRTGIGKVFKTALMEAEAQFKSMKMKLEAKEAQAQNRKPPPYKSIKVNKPVGKVQVYAADIAEIPKCNCKPSVDRPCGFESECLNRMLQYECHPQVCPSGQRCCNQDFTKRRYPETKIIKTPGKGWGLISLRDIKKGEFVNEYIGELVDEDECRARIKYAHENNITDFYMLTIDKDRIIDAGPKGNFSRFMNHSCQPNCETQKWTVNGDTRVGLFAVCDIPSGTELTFNYNLDCLGNEKTVCRCGAPNCSGFLGDRPKVKNSSGAAADPKGKRLKRKCRKRRAEGKKSDDECFRCGDGGQLVICGKKTCTKAFHLSCLNLSKRPFGRWDCPWHHCDVCGKNSDAFCQLCPNSFCKAHQEGALRPCPPTGQLCCMEHDEQEARLKLDQAAATLSAKAGRACGGEAKGKRSRRKAAEA
- the nsd2 gene encoding histone-lysine N-methyltransferase NSD2 isoform X2, with translation MDSKGSSLPLMPEPANPVSMKQPPESLAVHKARGDISVDPSMLMDQAAAQLAATLQDSVLQKMSNHTHNNHGHETLKDLTSLVLNGDQDAIPKLCAAETPILKGAESPPSSGTHQLTCSPHGEPELKVTIPQVVQAPLLEPCSAGGTSLSAGVEGTMSAPEQRQEAKRGRGRPSKPKPQPRLGSSGALEETLSIDPVCKAGDEPVVICQSLADTPKVFPMQRRFSVGDVVWTKVSGYPWWPCIVTTDPEFNHHFKLNSKTRSDLIYHVQYFGDAPERGYIFEKNMVSFAGEDQYQELSLHNNQQASCVIHKETLQTVPRMLRPQWKMGVIQATEALVMTLDDRLATFTFVYDDSGPHLNPCILDKLKPEPGMEAETRLLLGSLAQLTAASQSRDGTFMGTNTQTTAVKQGEWLDGLQTLPQDHMVLGSVVHLKKKRRPRQPHPRLQTNRRKKPANRTKVADGSLSGSAPAKRRSKQIRTTALDVNKNQQPKRRRKNSVSEGADDKPKKRRRKIEKEVKTSNVPLADVHEAEKQKRPRKQVQNGENPSEASKAKKRRLSLCPELEGSGSEGCPDSPSDSLDGMKKGDRKKEFVCQVCEQAGEDLLPCEGQCCGMFHTRCLSENFKSDDKLVCQECSTCAHSCFTCKRSDGEVRRCHVANCGKFYHDACARLSPLTVFDNKGFRCPLHTCLSCHYGSSTQHKSTKGRLMRCLRCPVAYHVGDLCVAAGSEMVTSTAIVCTNHFHAKKGYSHHSHVNVSWCFVCSKGGQLLCCESCPAAFHPDCLNIAMPDGSWFCNDCRAGKKPKYRDIIWVKLGTYRWWPAEIQHPRNIPTNIQHLRHEIGEFPVFFFGSKDYFWTHQGRVFPYMEGDRGSKYQRTGIGKVFKTALMEAEAQFKSMKMKLEAKEAQAQNRKPPPYKSIKVNKPVGKVQVYAADIAEIPKCNCKPSVDRPCGFESECLNRMLQYECHPQVCPSGQRCCNQDFTKRRYPETKIIKTPGKGWGLISLRDIKKGEFVNEYIGELVDEDECRARIKYAHENNITDFYMLTIDKDRIIDAGPKGNFSRFMNHSCQPNCETQKWTVNGDTRVGLFAVCDIPSGTELTFNYNLDCLGNEKTVCRCGAPNCSGFLGDRPKNSSGAAADPKGKRLKRKCRKRRAEGKKSDDECFRCGDGGQLVICGKKTCTKAFHLSCLNLSKRPFGRWDCPWHHCDVCGKNSDAFCQLCPNSFCKAHQEGALRPCPPTGQLCCMEHDEQEARLKLDQAAATLSAKAGRACGGEAKGKRSRRKAAEA